The Candidatus Methylomirabilota bacterium genome includes the window GCACCATGTCGTGGTGTTTCACGGCCGGATCGTCCATGAACTCCAGCACCGTCTTCACCGGCGCGGCGGGGATGTCGTGGGCGGCCAGGATCTCCAGCCACTCGGCGCGTGTCTTCTCGCCGAAGCGCTTCTCGATGATCGGCAGCAGGTCCTGGTTGTTGCGCAGGCGCAGCAGCCACGAGCCGAAGCGCGCGTCGTCGGCGAACTCCTCCATGCCGAGCGCCTTGCAGAGCTTCACCCAGAACGACTGGTTGCCGCACGCCACGAAGAACCACGCCCCGTCGCTCCCCTCGTAGAGCCGGTAGGTCGGGTTCTCGCGGATCAGCGTCGGCTTGGTCGGGTAATCCATGACGATCCCGGACTGCAGCGCCATGACCCCCTGCAGCAGCGACGTCTCGATCCGCTGGCCGCGCCCGGTGCGCTCGCGCACGAACAGCGCGGCCAGGATGGCCTGGGTCGCGATGGCCGCCGTGTAGTAGTCGGTCGGCGCGGTCCGTAGATACTGGGGCGGGCCGCCGAAGCCCTGCAGCGTCATGAGCCCGCCGAGGGCCTGGAGCAGCGGGTCGAAGCCCGGCCGGTCGGCGTAGGGGCCGGTGGAGCCGAAGGCGGTCACCGAGCAGTAGATCAATCGGGGGTTGAGCGCCCGCAGGTGCTCGTGGCCGACGCCGAGACGATCGGCGACGCCGGGGCGCCAGTTCTCCATCACCACGTCGCCCTCGCGGGCCAGGCGCTCGACGATCTCGCGGCCCTCGGCGGTCTTGAGGTTGAGCGCGATCGAGCGCTTGCCGCGATTCCAGCCGAAGAAGCCGGGCAGCTCGCGGAACGAGTCGCCCTCCAGTGCCTCCACCTTCACGACGGCCGCGCCGAGGTCGGCCAGCATCATCGCCCCGTAGGAGCCGGCGATGTAGCTCGTCAGGTCGACGACGCGGATGCCGTCGAGCGGGGTCGGGCCCGGCGTCACGGGAACGCCGCCCTTACTTCGCGACGTGGTCGAGGACCAGCTCGCGGTGGTACTCGGCGTCGCCGTACTGGGCCTCGAGCGCCTTGGCCCGCTTGAAGTACATGTGCAGGTCGTACTCCCAGGTGAAGCCGATGCCGCCGTGCACCTGGATCGCCTCGCCGCACACCTTCCGCGCCGCCTCCCCGACGTAGGCCTTGGCCACCGACGCGGCCAGCGCTTCGTCCTCGGCGCGCGCGTCGATCGCCCAGGCGGCGTAGTAGGTCGCCGCGTGCGAGTTCTCGACCTCCAGGAGCATCTCGGCGCACCGGTGGCGGATCGCCTGGAAGGCGCCGATGGGCTGGCCGAACTGCTCGCGCACCTTCGCGTAGGCGACGCTCATGTCGAGGCAGCGGCGGGCGGCGCCCAGCATCTCGGCGGCCGCGCCCACCGCCCCCCGCCGGAGCAGTCGCGCCAGCAGCGCCGCCGCCTGGCCGGATTCGCCGAGCAGGGCATCCGCGCGGACGGGCACGCCGTCCAGCGCGAGCGAGGTCCAGCGCGCTCCCAGATCTATGCCGGTGACCGGTGTGAGCTTGAGGCCCGGCGCCGAGGGATCCACCAGGAAAAGCGAGAGGCCCTCCGGCGCACGGGCGGGCACCAGCAGCACGTCGGCCACGTGGGCCCACGGCACGAAGTGTTTGGTGCCCGTGAGCGTCCAGCCGCTGGCCGTCTTGTCGGCCCGCGTCGCCGGCGCGCTCGGCTCCCAGTCGAGCTGGGCGTCGAGGAAGGCGACGGTTGCCCGCGCGCTCCCCGTCGCGATCGCCGGCAGCCACCGGCTCTTCTGCTCGGCGCCCCCGGCGAGGGCGACAGCGCCGGCGGCGAGCATCGTGGGGAAGTAGGGGCCGGGATATGCCGCCCGCCCCATCTCCTCGAGGACGATGGCGGTCTCGACCATGCCGAGCCCGCTGCCGCCATACGTCTCGGGCAGCGACAGCCCGAGCCAGCCGAGCTGGGCCATGTCCTTCCACATCGCCTCGCTCTCGCCCCGGGGGTCGTCCCCCAGGGCGCGGACCAGAGCGGACTTGCAGTGCTCGTCGAGGAAGGCGCGGGCCGAGTTCTTGAGGAGCTGCTGGTCCTGGTTGAAGGCGAAGTTCATCAGGCCTTGGTCCTGTCGGCGCGCGGCTCCTTGGGCAGCCCGAGGACGCGCTCGCCGATGACGTTCTTCTGAATCTCCGAGGAGCCGGCGTAGATGGTCCCCGCCCGCGACCAGAGGAAGGCCGTGGCCCAGGTCCCGGGCTCGCCGGAGGACGTGTCCACCTCCGAGAAATCGTCGGGCGCGCCCGCCGTGACCTGGCCCCAGGGACCCAGGATCTCCTGGGCCAGCTCGTGCATCCGCTTCTCGAACTCGCTGTAGGAGAGCTTGGTGATCGAGGAGGCCGGCCCCGGCGCCTCGCCCTTCTGGAGCGCGCTCAGCACGCGCAGCGCGGCGTAGCGCTGCACCTCCAGCTCGGCGTAGATGCGGCCCAGCCTGCTCCGGACCAGCGGATCGTCGATGAGCGGCCGGCCGCCTCGGGAGAGCTCCCGGGCCGCCTTCACCAGCTGGTTCAAGGCGGAGGCGTAGCGGGTGACGCGGGCCAGCGAGTTGCCGCCGCGCTCGTACGAGAGCGTCGTCTGCGCGATCTCCCAGCCCTGGCCGAGCCGCCCGATCAGGTCGGATTTCTCGACCCGGGCCTGGGTCATGAACACTTCCGAGAACTGGGCGCTGCCGGTGATCTGCCTGAGCGGGCGCACCTCCACGCCCGGCTGGCGCATGGTGAGGAGGAAGCACGAAATGCCCTTGTGCTTGGGCACCGTCGAGTCCGTGCGGGCGAGCAGGAGCCCCCAGTCGGCGATCAGGCCGCCGCTGGTCCAGATCTTCTGCCCGGTTACCTCGAAACGCTCGCCCTTGTCCTCGGCCCGCGTCTTGAGGCTGGCCAGATCCGAGCCCGCGTTGGGCTCGGAGTAGAGCTGGCACCACAGCTCCTCGGCCGCCAGGATCTTCTTGAGGTAGCGTTGCTTCTGCGCCTCGGTGCCGTGGACGATGATCGTCGGCCCGACGATCCCGATGCCGAGGCCGTTGATGGTGGGAGGCGCGTTCACGCGCGCCATCTCGTCGGCGACGATGGCCTGCTGCATCGGCGTGGCGCCCCCGCCCCCGTACTGGCGGGGCCAGCCCATCCCCACGTAGCCCGCGTCGTGGAGCGTGCGGTGCCACGTCTTGCGCTCGTCGGGCGTCCTGAGCTCGTGGCGCGGAAGGTTGGTCTCGAACCACCGCCGCACTTCGGCCTGGAAGGCGCGGTCCTCGGGCGAGTAGTTCAGATCCATCGGGGCCTCCTGGGACGAATGCCCATATCTTTCAACGGAGGGCCCTCAACGGCCCTCCGAATCCGATGGTGCCGGCGAAGCCGGCGCTCGAACGCTTCTACCACGCTGGCAGCGCCCGGGCAACCGCCTAGGGCGGCGGCAGTCGATAGATCGCCGTGTGCAGCACGTGGGCGACGGGCCGGGCGGCGGGTCCGGCGACGATGAGGAGGTCCAGCTCGACGTACTCGCGGCCCTTCTTCTCGTAGAGGGAGCGGACGCGCCCGCGTGTCTCCAGCCGTTCGCCGACGCGGGCGCCACCGAGGTGGCGGATACGGCTCGACACGTGGATCCAGAGGCCGAGGCGCACGTTGCGGTCGAGGGCGCGGTTGGCCTGGTCGAGGAAGAAGGCCGGATGCGCCCACCCCTCGGGCCCGCGATAGAGACGCAGCGGGTCCGCCGCGCCGTCGAGAAACGTGGCGGCGCGCTCCTCGTCGTACAGCGCCTCGGGCGTGCCGAGCAGCCCCGGACGCTCCAGCAGCGCCCGGCTCACCGGCGGCCGCTCGGCGGGGAGCGGCGCCGCGCCGTAGAGCGCGATGTTCACCGGCGTCGGCAGCCTCGCCGGCAGCATCGCCGTCGCCACCGCGCACTCGTCCGACGCCGCCGTCGCGGCCGCCAGGCTCGCGGTGACGCCGCTGGGGTCGCGCGCGGTGATCGCGCCCGTCACGGTCACCTCCTCGCCATCCAGCACGGGTTGCACGAAGCGAACGCTGGCGGTGCCGCGCGCGAGCCACGGCGCTCCCAGCGTGGCCACGAGCGGCTGGGTGAGGTAGGCATAGAGGGTGACGCCGGGGACGAGGCCGCCGCGGAAACCGTAGCGGCGGGCCACCGCGTCGTCGTGGATCTTGTTCTCGCCCGTGCCCGACGTGTTGCGGGCCTTCACCCGGTGCTCGGGCAGCGATTCCGGCATCGCGCGGAGTCTACGTCGGGCGGGCGGATCTTCACAAGCCATGATCCCCGCGGACTCCCTATCCGCGAGGAAGCGGCTCGCGGCCGTGGCATCGGCGCGGGTGCTCGGCGACGACGTCAGCGTGAGTTGACGGGCGGGTGTAGGCTGACAGCAGGAGGGTGCCGTGATGCGGTGGTGGCTCGCAGTGACCGTCGTGCTCTCGATCGGATGGCTCGCCGTCGAGGCCGGGGCGCAGAGCGCCTCGGAGCCGGGGCGCACCGATCTTCAGACCGAGCTGAAACGAAGGCGGTTCGTCGTCCATCCCCGGCCCAACGTGCAGGTGGTGACCCAGGACGTCGGGCGGGCGGTGGTGGAGATGGAGGCCGAGCAGCGCCGGGATGCTCTGGTCCGCGAGGGCGTCCGGCCCGGCCCGCGCCGTCCCGACCTCGATCCCGCCGTCAGCAGCGGCATCCAGCAGCGCAATCTGCTGCGCGCGCTCCCGCCCCGATGACGGGGGCGCGGGGTCACGCTCCGTAGATCAGCTGAGCAGGAACTCCTCGGCGGCGCCGAGCCCGGCGCCGAGCTTCACGGGCACGCCGAACTCCTTCAGCATCATCTCCACCCCGGCCAGCCCGCCGAGCAGATCAAGCTCGTTGAGGCTACCGAGGTGGCCGATGCGGAAGGCCTTGCCCTTGACGTCACCCAGGCCGACGCCGAGCGAGAGGTTCACCCGGCGGTAGGCCTGGGCGACGAACGCGTCGGAGTCGTAGCCCGGCGGCATCACCACGGCCGTGAGCGTGTTGGAGTACTCGGCGGGATCGCGGCAGAGCAGCGGGAGCCCCCAGGCGCGCACCGCGCGTCGGCACGCCTCGGCCAGCCGCGCGTGGCGGGCGAAGACCTGGGGCAGGCCCTCCTCGTCGATCATGGCGATCGCCTCGCGAAGGCCGAACAGCAGCGCGGTCGCCGGCGTGTAGGGAAACTGCCCGCGGCGGTTGCGCTCGAACACCGGCTGCCAGTCCCAGTACGAGCGCGGGCACGTGGCCTTCTCGCTGGCGGTGACGGCGCGCTCGCTCACGGCCAGGATCGCCATGCCCGGCGGCAGCATGAGACCCTTCTGGGGGCCGGTCAGCGCCACGTCCACGCCCCAGGCGTCGAAGCGGAAGTCGATGGACGCCAGCGAGGAGACGGTGTCCACGAGCAGGAGCGCCGGGTGGCCCACGCGGTCCATCGCCGCGCGCACGGCGGCGACGTTCGACGTGACGCCGGTGGAGGTCTCGTTGTGGACCACGAGCACGGCGCGGATCTCGCGCGCCTCGTCGGCGCGCAGGCGTGCCTCCACCTGAGCCGCGGCCACGCCGGCGCCGTACGGCACTTCGATCCGCTCCACGTCGACCCCGAAGGCGGCAGCCGTCTTCGCGAAGCCCGTCGAGAAGAAGCCGTTGACGCAGGCCAGCACGCGGTCCCCGGGCGAGAGCGTGTTGACGAGGGTCGCCTCCCAGGCGCCGGTGCCGGAGCCGGGATAGAGGGCGATGCGCCCGCGCTCGGTCTGGAAGATCCCCTTGAGGCCTTCGAGGCACTCGTGCACGAGCGCCTCGAACTTCGGACCCCGGTGATCGATGATCGGCTGCGACATGGCGCGCACGATCCGGTCGGGGACGAGCGTGGGACCGGGAATCTGGAGAAAGGGCCGTCCGGACATAGCGCGAGTTTAGCATGGTGGTGCGAGCCGCAGGACGGGCCCTGCCCGTCCGAGGCGAGCCTGAGTGAGGTGGTGCGAGCCGCAGGACGGGCCCTGCCCGTCCGAGGCGAGCCTGAGTGAGGTGGTGCGAGCCGCAGGACGGGCCCTGCCCGTCCGAGGCGAGTATACGAGAGGTCGTGCGAGCCTCCGGGCGGCCGTGGGCGAGGCCGCACGCGGCCCCGTGCGTGATAGAGTAAGCGCCCGATCATGACCCGCGACGGCATCCCGACCCCCGCGTTGCTGCTCGACCTCGACCGCTTCGAGCGCAACCTTGCGCGCATGGCCTCGCACGTGCGGGCGGCGGGCAAGCACCTGCGCCCGCACGCCAAGACGCATCGCTGTCCCGAGATCGCCCGGCGGCAGATCACCGCCGGCGCCCTCGGCGTGGCCTGCGCCAAGCTGGGCGAGGCCGAGGTGATGGCCGGCGCGGGCATCCGCGGCCTGCTCATCACCACCGAGATCGTCGCGCCCCCGTCCATCCGCCGGCTGCTGCGCCTGCTGGCCGAGGCGCCGGACACGCTGGTCGTCGTGGACGACGCGCGGAACGTCGCCGATCTGGGACGCGCCGCCGGGGCGGAGGGCCGTGTGGTCGACGTGCTGGTCGACGTGGACGTCGGCGGCCGCCGCACCGGCGCCCAGCCCGGCCCGCCCGCCCTGGCCCTGGGACGCCTGGTGGCCGCCCACCCGTCCCTCCGGCTGCGCGGGCTCCAGGGCTATGCTGGGCAGTGCGCGCACGTCGTGGGCTGGAAGGCGCGTCGGGACGCTTCGCACGTGGCCTTGGCGGCCCTGCTGGAGACGCGGCGGCTCTTCGAGTCGGCGGGCCTGCCCGTGGAGATCGTGGCCGGGGGCTCGACGGGCACCTACGACATCGACGTGGAGCTGGACGGGCTCACCGAGCTGCAGGCCGGCTCCTACTGCGTGATGGATCTCGACTACCGGCGAATCGGCGGGCGCGAGAGCGACGCCTTCACGGGCTTCGAGATGGCGCTGACCGTCGTGGCCACCGTCGTGAGCGTGCCCACCGCGGACCGCGCGATGGTGGACGCCGGCCTCAAGGCGTTTTCCACCGATAAGCCGTTCCCGCCCGAGCCGGTCGAGCGCCCGGGGATCAGCTACGGCTTTGCCGGCGACGAGCACGGTCGGCTGACGATCACCGACCCCTCGCGCCCGCCCCGCCTGGGCGAGCGGATCGAGTTCTTCCCGCCGCACTGCGACCCCACCTTCAACCTCTACGACCGCGTCTACGCGGTGCGCGGGCCCGAGGTCGAGGCGGTCTGGGACATCGCCGCGCGCGGGCGGTCGGACTGACTCATCCCTCCGACGGGCTTGCGGAGGTGGAAGTAGATCTCCCACTCCTTGTAGGGCAGGACCTTCAGGAACCGTTGTCCCCGCGACTGATTCTTGTTGATGATCGCTTCGAGGATCCGATCGAGGAGCCGAGGCTTGTACCACCGCCGGAACACCTGCATTCGCGACAGCACGAACTCGAAGTGGAAGTCGTAGTAGTAGCCGGTGGGGTGGCGTGAATCGAACTGGGAGAGGCTATCGTAGGCAAAGAACCGCCGGTGAGTGGTGTCGCCGAAGGCGATCGCGCTGAAGCAGTGCGGCACCCACGCGCGCAAGGGGCCACCGGGCTTCAGAATCCGGTGGAACTCCCGCATGGTGTGTTCGAGGTCCCGGACGTGTTCCAGGAGGTGCACCGCCACGATCTCGTCCACGCTCTTGTCGGCGAAGGGAAGCGACCGGTCGAGATCGGCGACGACCGAGACCCCGGGGATGCGCGCGTGGTCGACGCCGATGTACTCGTCAGGGTTGAGTCCGTAACGGCGATAGCGTGCGCGCTTGGACTCGTCCAGGGTGCCGCAGCCGACGTCGAGCTTCCGGTTCGTCATGTCACGCGGCCGGGCGGTAGGCGATCAGGTAGCGGTGCTGCCCCTCCAGAACCAGCTCGCCACGCTGGTTCGTCAGCGTGACCCGCAGCGTGACGAGTCCGGCCGACCGCTTGCGCTCCAGGGCGGTGACTTCGTGCTCGGGAAGGATGGTGTCACCGATGAACGCCGGGGCCACGAAGCGGGACGACTGCTCCACGAAGGTGACGATCGAGTCCTCGATCAGCGGCCCCAGCGTCGAGGCGCCCACCGCGCCCAGGGAGGTGAGGAGCAGCCCGTGGGCGAGGCGCCGGCCGAACCGGGTCTTCCGGGCGTACTCGTCGTCGTAGTGGATCGGATGGGCGTCGCCGGTCATGCCGGCGAAAAAGAGAAAATGGGCGTCGGTGAGCGTCTTGGACGGGCTGCGGAAGCGGTCGCCGAGCGTGAAGTCCTCGAAGTAGAGCTGCCTCACCAGGCCTCCCAGAAGAGCGCTTGAATCCCGGCGGCGTCGGGCGCCTGGAAGAGCGCCGGGCGCAGCCGCGCGCCGCAGGGCAGGCCGGTCGAGTACCAGGCGAGGTGCTTGCGGAGCTGGGCGAGCGCCAGCCGCTCGGGCAGGTGGGCCTCGATCAGCTTCGAGTGACGCCGGATGATCCGGGCGCGCTCGTCCCGCGAGACGCTCCCGGCCCTGAAGATCCAGGGCGCCCCCAGGGCGCCACGACCGATCATGGCGGCGGCGCAACCCGTCGCGCGGATCATGGCCGCCGCGTCCTCATGGCTGCGGACGTCCCCGTTGCCGATCACCGGCACCCGCACGGCGTCCACGACGCTGGCGATGATCTCCCAGGGGGCCCGGCCCGTGTACTGCTGGGAGCGCGTGCGCGGGTGGACGGTGATGCCGTCGATTCCCTCGCTCTCGGCGATCTGCGCGATCTCCACGGCGTTGACGGTGCGGTCGTCCCAGCCTCCGCGGATCTTGATCGTGAAGGGCACGCCGACCGCCTTGCGCACGGTCCGGAAGATGACGCCGGCGCGCAGCCCGTCGCGCATCAGCGCCGCGCCGTGACCCTTGGCGACGATCTTGGGCACCGGGCAGCCCATGTTGAGGTCGATCGCATCGGCGCCGGCGGCCTCGAGCCGGCGGGCGGCCTCGGCCACGACGTCGGGATCGCCGCCCAGGAGTTGAAACGCGATCGGGTGCTCTTCCGGCAAGTACTGGGCCAGGACGCGCGTGCGCTCGTTGCCCTCGATGAGGGCCCGGGCGTCGATCTCCTCGCTGGTGAGCGGGCCGGCGCCGCACTCGCGGGCGATCAGCCGGAAGGGCGCGTTCGTCACGCCCGCCATCGGGGCCAGGCGGAGGTCGAGGAGCATTCCATACAGCACCTTACACGACCCATCCCGCGGCCGAAAGGCTGTAAGGTCTGCGCTATCATGGGCAGGCGCTGATCAGGAAAGCGAGGCCTTCACCAGGTCGCCATGGTCACCGACCCCGTCTTCTTCCGCGATCTGGCCTACGTGTTCGTGGCCGCCGTCCTGGGGGGGTCCATCGCGTGGCTCACGCGCCAGCCCCTGATCCTCGGCTACGTGCTGGGCGGCATTCTCGTCAGCCCCCTCACGCCGGGGCCCTCGGTCACCGACATCCGCACCTTCGAGCTGTTCGCCGAGATCGGTGTGGTCCTGCTGATGTTTTCCGTGGGGCTCGAGTTCAGCCTTCAAGATTTGCTCCGCGTGAAATGGGTGGCCGTCCTCGGCGGCCCGCTGGGGATCGTGCTGTGCGTGGGCCTTGGGATGGGCGTCGGCGTCGCCCTCGGCTGGCCGCCGCTGCAGGGGGCGATCGTGGGCATCGTGGTCTCGGTGGCCAGCACGATGGTCCTGGCCCGCCTGCTGCTCGATCGAGGCGAGCTCCATTCCCGCCACGGGCGGGTCATGATCGGGATCACGCTGGTCGAAGACCTCGCCGTCGTCGTCCTCACCGTCCTCATCCCGGAGTTGGCGCTCGAAGGCGAGCGCCTCGTCGCCATCGCGGTCGCCCTGGGCAAGGCCGGCCTCATCCTGATCCCGTTCTGGTTCCTGGCCGCCCGGGTCGTGCCCCACCTCATGACGCGCGTGGCCCGGACCCACAACCAGGAGCTGTTCCTCCTGGTCGCGCTGGCCATCGGCCTGGGCACGGCGGCGTTGACCCAGGCGGTCGGCCTGTCCCTGGCCCTGGGCGCGTTCCTGGCGGGGTTGCTGATCAGCGAGTCCGACTTCGCCCACGAGACGCTGGCCCGACTGCTGCCGCTGCGCGACGTCTTCGTCGCGTTCTTCTTCGTGACGATCGGCGCCCTCATCGATCCCGGGACCCTGCTGTCGAACCTGCCGCTGCTGGGCGTCATGGTGGGGCTCATCGTCGTCGGCAAGCTGGTGATCTGGACGGCGGTCGTCTGGCTGTTCCGCCGCCCGCTGTGGACCGCCCTGCTCGTCGGGGTGGGGCTCACGCAGATCGGGGAGTTCTCCTTCATCCTGGTGGAGGTCGCCCGGCGGGCGGGGCACGTCGGCCGCGACGTCTACAACGCGACGCTGGCCGCGTCCCTGCTGACCATCCTGGTCAACGCGCTCCTGGTCCGGTACGCGACCGAATGGATCGGCCGCGCGCGCCTGGCCCGACCGCCGCAGCCGGCGCTGCCCGAGGCCGGAGATCTGCGGGACCACGTCGTCCTCTGCGGCTTTGGGCGCGTCGGGAGCGCGGTCGGCGAGGCCCTGGAGACCTTCCGTTTACCCTATGTCGTCGTCGAGATGGATCTGGACATCGTCAAGGGCCTGCGCGCCCGGGGCATTCCGTGCCTCTTCGGCGACGCGGCGCAGCGGCGGGTCCAGGAGGCTGCCCGCGTGGCCCGGGCCGCGCTGGTGCTCGTCACCATTCCCGAGGACGACCACGCGCGCCTGGCCGTCCTCGCCACCCGGGCGCTCAACCCCCAGGTCCCGATCCTCGCGCGTGTCCATCACCGCGAGGCCCACGCCCCCCTCCTCGCCGCCGGAGCGACCGAGGTGATCCAGCCCGAGCTGGAGGCCGGGCTGACTCTGATCCGTCGCGGACTCGGCCACCTCCCGCTGCCGAAGCAGAGCCTGGTCGCCTATCTCGAATGCCTCAGAGACGCCATCAGCGGCGCCCCCGGACGCGAGACACGGCAGGGGTGGCCCACGGTGCGCGAGCTGACGCTGGGCTCGGACAGCTTCGCGGACCAGCCGCTGCGGGAGGCGCGGCTGAGGGAGCGGTTCGGGGTGACGGTCGTGCGGATCGTCCGGGCGAACGGCGACGTCGTCCTGAGCCCGGAGGCGGAGACCCTCCTGCGGCCGGGCGATCGGATCAGCGTGTTCGGCCTGCCGCACCAGATCGAGGCGTTTCTGGCGGCCGCCCGGGCAGAGGGGCAGGGCCAGGACCAGCCTGCGATCTAACCGCGCTCGCCCTCGGAGCGCCGGTGCAGCCTCCCGGGCCGGCGGCGCTTCTGGTACCGCATGTTCAGGAGCTCGACGAAGAGCGAGAAAGCCATGGCCACGTAGATGTAGCCCTTCTCGACGTGGCGCCCCATGCCCTCGGCCACCAGCATCACGCCGATCAGGAGGAGGAAGGCGAGGGCCAGCATCTTGATACTGGGATGGCGCTCGATGAAGCGGCCCACTCCGTTGATCGCGACGATCATGATCACCATCGCGATGACCATCGCCGTCACCATCACGACGACGTGGTCGGCCATACCCACCGCCGTGATGACCGAATCCAGCGAGAAGACGACGTCGATCAGCATGATCTGGATGAGCACGGCGCCGAGCGTCGCCCGCCCGCCCGAGGTGGACGCCGCCTCCTCCTGCGGCACCTCCAGCTTCTCGTAGACCTCGCGGGTGGCCTTGAAGATCAGGAAGAGGCCGCCGCCCATGAGGATCAGGTCGCGCCCGGAGACGGGGTGGCCGAGCGGGCGGAAGAGGGGCGTCGTCAACCCCATGATCCAGGTGATCGTGAGGAGCAACGCAATGCGCATGCCGAGCGCCAGCCCGAGTCCGATGCG containing:
- a CDS encoding TerC family protein; protein product: MSDLLTYDALIALVTLTAMEIVLGIDNLVFITILTGKLPPARRSLGRRIGLGLALGMRIALLLTITWIMGLTTPLFRPLGHPVSGRDLILMGGGLFLIFKATREVYEKLEVPQEEAASTSGGRATLGAVLIQIMLIDVVFSLDSVITAVGMADHVVVMVTAMVIAMVIMIVAINGVGRFIERHPSIKMLALAFLLLIGVMLVAEGMGRHVEKGYIYVAMAFSLFVELLNMRYQKRRRPGRLHRRSEGERG